One Salvia miltiorrhiza cultivar Shanhuang (shh) chromosome 6, IMPLAD_Smil_shh, whole genome shotgun sequence genomic window, GATCATAATATGTTTTTATATAAGAAAAGTCCAATCATCAGACTCCAGCCCCTTCACTGAATATTCATGGTAATAAATCATTATACATGCACATTCAGCTACATTCACAGAGATCATTGCTAGCAAACTACAAACTACAAATGCCTTGTACATTGATAAATATGTATTGTTAGAATAGGATGATGATGCGATAGAAAAATCATAGCAGCCTTATTAACAAGACATAGAACTAGTAATTAGTAAGAAATGGTGAACCTTTGAGTTTGTGGGAATATCATAGTTGATAACCACATCTACTGATGGAATATCCAGTCCTCTGCTGGCAACATCAGTGCAGATAAGAACGTTGCATTCTCCAGCCTTAAACTTATTCAAGGCTCCAAGCCTTTTTGACTGCAGAAAAGTAACAGTAATGGATGATTAGATATGATTGGACAAGTAACAAGTATCATAACTGATTTTGGATTATCTAAAATATTACCTGGGTCATATGACCATTAATAGGAATGGCTTTGAAGCCAAGGTTACGAAGAATATATGCCAAGAGTGTAGTGGCATCACATGTTCGCGTAAAAACCATGGATGTGCTTCCTGTCAACTCAGTCAAGATATATACAAGATAGCACTcctaaaagaagaaagaaagggGGAAATTTAGAATAAAAGAAAGAACATGTAATATAGAGCAAGGTACATATTCACATCATTaaacccccaccccccaaataACTAAATATTAAGCTGGACAGTCTCTTAATTTATCATAGACAATAAGAACATGAAAGCAGGTAGCATAACCTGCATCTTTCAACTATTTTATCTTTTCTTGCACCTGAAACATTATTTGTTTCAGCAATTGGATTAACATAACCATAGAACTGGTCATGTGACTAAACTAAATTGAGATAGATGAGGTACTAGCAAAACATATGGTTGCTTATTTAACGACGCCTACAATTTGACATCTCTTATTGAGGAGCCAAAAGCACGTGATACAACTGAATAGCCGTTTGTCTATCATAAGATATTAGATTATGATCCACTGCAGCACAAACCTTGTACTTTGCAGGAACAAAGGCATACTGTTGCTTCAATGTATCAACAGTTGAATATTTTGATGCAGCTTCAATCTGTAATCAAACAGAAAATGATTACAtggaagataaaataaaatgtaatcaAAAAATGAAGTAGGAAAAACTGCTCTACAATACCTTTACAGGATTTTTCAAACAAGCTCTTTGTAGCTTTTTCACCTGAAAAATTGAGGAAAAATCCATCATGCAACTTGCACTTTCTACCGAAATAACTCCTGTATGACATTTAATTGATAGCATAATAAACTACATTCACAGTAAATAAGAGCCCCGTTCAAGTACCTTATTGGTCATCGTAGCAGAAAACAAAAACGTCCTCCTTTCGCGGGGAATTTCACTCAATATTTGATCGAGTGATTTCTCAAAATCCTCATTCAGCAATCTATCTGCTTCATCTAGTACCTGAGATATTTTTTTGAGTAGACTTATCTCTTTGCATTATGTATAGTTGATGGTAAGATAAAACCTCAGCATCTTATTATCAGCATTCTCAAAACATCTTAGAAGgcacagtatcagcagtattGTCAGGGTTTCTTCAAACCAAATATTTGATCTGTTAAGTATCTTAACAGCTTTGTTAGCTGCATGAGTTAGCTCAAATGCAAGTCCTGATATCTGAAAATATAGGGCTAATTTGTTATAGATCATTCCTGATAGCActacttaatttattttcatattatttGATTAAGTTATTTCAGGGTTAGGTTATATAGGGCTAGGATAAATGAATGGATCGGGCATTTTATTTCTAGAGTCCTAGTTCATTTTGTTCTTTAAGTACTAGAATTGGGTTGTTTAGAGGCATCAAAGAAGTGAACCTAGTTGAGTGGGCAGATTTTTGATTGGGCAGGAAGGTATCTCCCTGATCAATGCTTGGGGCAGGTTTGCCGCCAagttctcatattttctttccttttgacATGTTCCTTTCAATATAAAGTTGGGTCTTTCATCTTTAAATACCCTTCACTCATTATAAATGTGCAATATCTATCCATACCATGTAATTTATTGGTATTGCAACAATTTTCATGTTCTATCCATGCCATGTCATTTTGTAGTAAAGCTGACAGACACACAAAGAAACCGCAAGCATTTTCAAGGTCAAACCAACATCAAAGAAATTCTTACCAAGTATTTCAGTGTACGTAAAGAGAACCCTTTGGTGTTAGAAAGATGATCAATTAGACGTCCAGGCGTAGCCACCTACAAGATATAGGACAAAAATACGAATTTAGAAGTGTTACAACGAATTTACCAGAAAAGCGCAAATCAAATGAAGTGGAAAATTTTCTAGAAGATGATAACTCCAGGACTCAACCAAGCAGTGAGCCTAAGAAAGAAACATGGTTAACCACACAACAAATCACTAACTGGTATCAGTTAAGAACCGTATAGTCCAACAGAGGAAAAGTGGCCTTCTTCACACATTACATTACAATTTAAGCATCAGTGCAGCCTCCTCACACTGGAACAAAACCCTTAAGTTTAAACTGATctaattttattattgaaacacaagaaaaccattaaaaaaaaagtaagttttcAATACTTCATGCCTTGAGCAACTATTGTTATTAGTTTATGTACGAGTACGAGAAAACAGTTTAAGAAGCCCAAAAATATAGTGATAAAAGCAGGTTCTACCACACCTATATATTGTATAACAAAATCTACTAATTTAGAACTAATAATCATAGTGTAATTAACTCCAAAAGGTTTCAGTGGACTATGCCTACAGTAGAATAGAAgcataaaaaaattcaatctgCATCAACACAACTCACAACAATGTGCGGCCGTTTGCCAAGGGCAATACTCTGTTGTACTTGGTCCACACCTCCCACAAGCTGAAACGAAACATCCCAAAACAACTCAATCATAATAAATCAATGAAAAACACTGAAACTAATATTCCTGACTCCAACAAATAAGAAGCATTTCTCTTCAAATATCTCACCACAGCACATCTGAGGTGAATTCCGGCACCCAAGGCTTCGAACTGCTCGGCAATTTGAATGGCGAGTTCGCGCGTTGGGGCAAGCACGCAGGCGAAAAACGCCTGCGGAGCTTCGAGGAGCGATTGTATGATCGGAATCGCGAAGGCGCCGGTTTTGCCCGACCCAGTTTGGGCGAGCCCGATCACATCTTTCCCTTCTAAAGCAAGAGGTATGGCCTCACACTGTATTCTAGTAGGGTTTTTCCAACCGAGAGTGTCGCAGGCGTCTATTAATTGATCGTTTACTCCCAAATCCTTGAATGTTTTCTCCACAAGGTCTTCCTCCCTAATAGGAGCTTGAGCAGAATCCCCCATTACAGGAGCTCCAGCGACGGTTATCGGGAAAACGGAGGTGGACGGCGGCGATTAGGATTATCGAAGGCGGCGGTTTTTGTGGTGAGAAGAAGGGACTCCCGGGAAGGGTTTTAAGGTTTTTCTATTTTGTGTGTTAGGGCGGTCGGGTCGAATCGGGCTGGATCGTAAAACAAACTCGGGTCGGCCCAGACCGAAAGAGTTAATTAAGTCAAATTTAAACCTAATTAACAAGTAACAAcctctcaaaaaaataatactaatactaataaataaccaatttcaaaaaaaaaaaaaaaaaaaaaacctaacaAAAGGTATTGAAAATTAGCTTGCATGTTTTGAGCATATTATATAACAGTGTCATATCTACTTTAAAGTTTTGAATAGTGTCTTTCAAAATAATTAGATAAGTAATTATATCTAAAATATATCGATAATTAGTTATTAATAACTATATTACGTATTTACATTACATAATAAAtatgaaacttatatttatattataaacaTCAAATCTAGtgcaaacaattaaaaaaaaagtataattaaTATGCTTTATATGCACTAAACACATaataatatgttttgattttcaTTATTTCATCTCTAAAAATAACTATTTAATGTTAGATATAGCTAAAACAACGTCATAATAAAAGGATTAGACAGCCGATGAGGCCTAGCTTAAGTGGtaaagttgaggcacccaaagactctcatttgtagggctgggaattttgggttcgggtaatcgggtacccgatacccgacccgaaaaaatcgggtatcgggtaccctatacccgaaaaattagggaccggattcgggatcgggtatttagggtggggaaaaatcgggtatcggttatacccgaaatacccgattaaaattaaattaaatatatactattaaattat contains:
- the LOC130989839 gene encoding DEAD-box ATP-dependent RNA helicase 10; this translates as MGDSAQAPIREEDLVEKTFKDLGVNDQLIDACDTLGWKNPTRIQCEAIPLALEGKDVIGLAQTGSGKTGAFAIPIIQSLLEAPQAFFACVLAPTRELAIQIAEQFEALGAGIHLRCAVLVGGVDQVQQSIALGKRPHIVVATPGRLIDHLSNTKGFSLRTLKYLVLDEADRLLNEDFEKSLDQILSEIPRERRTFLFSATMTNKVKKLQRACLKNPVKIEAASKYSTVDTLKQQYAFVPAKYKECYLVYILTELTGSTSMVFTRTCDATTLLAYILRNLGFKAIPINGHMTQSKRLGALNKFKAGECNVLICTDVASRGLDIPSVDVVINYDIPTNSKDYIHRVGRTARAGRSGVAISIVNQYEVEWYFQIEKLIGKKLPGYPAEEEEVLLLLERVTEAKRISQSKMKEAGGKKRKRGGDDDGEEDISNYLNQNKKGRSGNKGKPANKGKSGNKAKRR